One part of the Oceanihabitans sp. IOP_32 genome encodes these proteins:
- a CDS encoding IS3 family transposase (programmed frameshift) encodes MGRIVYDQSFKKTLVELLNSGKSVKDLTKEFGVSQASIHRWDKEFNTTTSQDNSQSEMLKIKALEKELKDVKLERDIFKKGGKHLFQERQVIYRFIKLNTGLFPVEKMCKCMRVSKNSYYTWLRVGQYKGQKSSVSHLKSRVIAIFNDSKQIYGSLRIQKSLEREGIVYSRSYIALIMKSLGLRSVLSKKFRVCTTDSNHTFALADNMLNRNFKSTKLGEKWVSDITYIKVGGQWNYLTTILDLADRKIVSWVLTENMDTENTVYKAWLQARKNRDITNNHIFHSDRGVQYASNKMTSVLNSSKKITQSMSRKGNCWDNAVAESLFKTIKYECTNRYVFNYYLDAYKVIEQYIKWYNCKRLHSALDYKSPMEMEAELIMKNNKNVA; translated from the exons ATGGGTAGAATAGTTTATGATCAAAGTTTTAAAAAAACCTTAGTAGAATTGTTAAATTCAGGTAAATCTGTAAAGGATCTCACGAAAGAGTTTGGGGTTAGTCAAGCTTCCATCCATAGATGGGACAAAGAGTTTAATACAACAACTTCACAAGATAACAGCCAATCAGAAATGCTTAAAATTAAGGCCTTAGAAAAGGAATTAAAGGATGTAAAGTTAGAGCGTGATATAT TTAAAAAAGGCGGTAAGCATCTTTTCCAAGAGCGACAAGTAATATACCGGTTTATTAAACTTAATACTGGTCTATTTCCTGTTGAAAAGATGTGTAAGTGCATGAGAGTTAGTAAAAATAGCTATTACACTTGGCTACGTGTTGGACAATATAAAGGTCAGAAAAGTTCTGTTTCTCATTTAAAATCAAGGGTTATAGCTATTTTTAACGATAGCAAACAAATTTATGGCAGTTTACGTATCCAAAAATCATTGGAACGTGAGGGCATTGTTTACTCAAGGTCCTATATCGCTTTAATTATGAAATCACTGGGTTTAAGGAGCGTACTAAGCAAAAAGTTTAGAGTTTGTACAACCGACTCTAATCATACTTTTGCTCTAGCAGACAATATGCTAAACAGAAACTTTAAAAGCACAAAGTTAGGCGAAAAATGGGTTTCAGACATTACCTACATAAAAGTTGGTGGTCAATGGAATTACCTTACAACTATTTTAGATTTAGCAGATAGAAAAATAGTATCCTGGGTATTGACTGAAAATATGGATACTGAAAACACCGTTTACAAAGCTTGGTTACAAGCTAGAAAGAATAGGGATATAACTAACAATCATATTTTTCATTCCGATAGAGGCGTACAATATGCGTCGAATAAAATGACCAGCGTTTTAAACTCTAGTAAGAAAATAACGCAAAGTATGAGCAGGAAAGGGAACTGCTGGGATAACGCTGTTGCAGAGAGCCTATTTAAAACAATAAAATACGAATGTACAAATAGATATGTTTTCAATTACTATTTAGACGCTTACAAAGTTATTGAACAGTACATTAAATGGTATAATTGTAAAAGACTTCATTCCGCTTTAGACTATAAATCTCCAATGGAAATGGAAGCAGAATTAATAATGAAAAACAATAAAAATGTAGCTTAA
- a CDS encoding class I SAM-dependent methyltransferase, which yields MKNKIKVFDENALDYDNWFERHNTAFQTELLAIKQAIPLHKKGIEIGVGTGRFAEYFGITDGVEPSENMTQIAEQRGIKVIKAVAEDLPIKSESFDFALLVTTVCFLNDIPKAFSEIRRILKPKGEIIVAIIDKNSALGKKYEAKKAKNKFYKDAHFHSTEDITAWLTQAGFHKFEYWQTLFKENSEQIEEPKEGFGKGSFVVIKAQK from the coding sequence ATGAAAAACAAAATAAAGGTTTTTGACGAAAATGCATTGGATTATGATAATTGGTTCGAACGGCATAACACTGCTTTTCAAACGGAATTATTAGCCATTAAGCAAGCCATTCCACTTCATAAAAAGGGAATTGAAATTGGCGTGGGCACAGGGCGGTTTGCAGAATATTTTGGTATAACAGATGGTGTAGAACCTTCTGAAAATATGACACAGATAGCTGAGCAACGAGGCATTAAAGTAATAAAAGCTGTTGCCGAAGACTTGCCTATAAAAAGCGAGTCGTTCGATTTTGCATTATTAGTAACCACGGTTTGTTTTCTGAATGATATACCCAAAGCATTTTCTGAAATTCGTAGGATATTAAAACCAAAAGGAGAAATTATTGTCGCAATTATAGATAAAAATAGTGCTTTGGGAAAAAAGTATGAAGCAAAAAAAGCCAAAAATAAATTCTACAAAGATGCCCATTTTCATTCTACAGAAGACATAACAGCATGGCTAACTCAAGCTGGCTTTCATAAATTCGAATATTGGCAAACACTTTTTAAGGAAAATAGCGAGCAAATTGAAGAGCCAAAAGAAGGTTTTGGCAAAGGGAGTTTTGTGGTTATAAAAGCACAAAAATAA
- a CDS encoding DUF2784 domain-containing protein, with protein MDFLLQIANYFLFAFHTVLIFFNLFGWLHPRLRKLNLISLLVTFGSWFLLGLWQGWGYCFLTDWHYQILRALGETNLPSSYIAFLVEKLTGVMPNAKLVEVFTLVLAIMALLCSLVVNSRNRNQKKGSSHNI; from the coding sequence ATGGATTTTTTACTACAAATAGCCAATTACTTTTTATTTGCCTTTCATACCGTATTAATTTTTTTTAATCTGTTTGGTTGGCTTCATCCTAGACTGCGAAAGCTGAATCTAATATCTTTACTCGTTACCTTTGGATCTTGGTTTTTACTGGGTCTATGGCAAGGCTGGGGATACTGTTTTTTAACCGATTGGCATTATCAAATACTTCGAGCTTTGGGAGAAACAAATCTTCCGTCAAGTTATATCGCGTTTTTAGTAGAAAAATTAACTGGTGTAATGCCCAATGCAAAACTGGTAGAGGTTTTCACCTTGGTATTAGCAATAATGGCGTTGTTGTGTTCGCTCGTGGTAAATAGTCGAAATCGGAATCAAAAAAAGGGGAGTTCGCATAATATTTGA
- a CDS encoding RtcB family protein: MKTVITTERIPIKLWLEEDQIEAEALEQARNLANLPFAFKHIAIMPDTHVGYGMPIGAILATKAVVVPNAVGVDIGCGMCSLRTNLTHIEKPELKKIMSEIRKTIPLGFNHHEMPQDESWMPIKKGNLPIVEQEYESALYQVGTLGGGNHFIEIQKGSDGYIWIMIHSGSRNIGFTVANHYNDIAKEKNKALNENVPKDLAFIPKDSEYFDLYWNEMIYCIHFALANRKLMMERTKQAFMDIIPEVEFSDFINKPHNFAALEEHFGELVIVHRKGATRARKGEWGMIPGSQGTQSFLVKGKGNAESFESCSHGAGRVMSRAQARRTLNLKEEISLLSDQGILHAIRNRSDLDEAPSSYKDIDEVMANQTDLVEVQITLQPLAVIKA; encoded by the coding sequence ATGAAAACTGTTATTACCACAGAGCGCATACCTATAAAATTATGGTTAGAAGAAGATCAAATAGAAGCAGAAGCCTTAGAACAAGCACGTAATCTCGCCAATTTACCTTTTGCCTTTAAGCATATTGCTATAATGCCCGACACCCATGTAGGTTATGGCATGCCAATTGGCGCTATACTAGCTACCAAAGCGGTTGTTGTTCCAAATGCAGTTGGGGTAGATATTGGCTGCGGAATGTGCTCGTTACGTACCAACTTGACACATATAGAAAAACCTGAGCTAAAAAAAATAATGTCGGAGATAAGAAAGACAATCCCACTTGGTTTTAATCACCATGAAATGCCACAAGATGAATCTTGGATGCCTATAAAAAAAGGAAATTTGCCCATAGTGGAACAAGAATATGAAAGTGCTCTTTATCAAGTTGGCACATTAGGCGGCGGAAACCATTTTATTGAAATTCAAAAAGGATCGGATGGCTACATTTGGATTATGATCCATTCGGGATCTAGAAACATAGGCTTTACCGTAGCAAATCATTATAACGATATTGCAAAAGAAAAAAACAAAGCTCTTAATGAAAACGTACCCAAAGACTTGGCATTTATTCCTAAAGATTCCGAGTATTTCGATCTTTACTGGAATGAGATGATCTATTGTATCCATTTTGCACTGGCTAACCGAAAACTAATGATGGAGCGAACAAAACAGGCCTTTATGGACATTATACCCGAGGTTGAATTTTCCGATTTCATTAATAAACCTCACAATTTTGCCGCTTTAGAAGAGCATTTTGGTGAATTGGTTATCGTGCATCGCAAAGGAGCCACACGCGCACGTAAAGGCGAATGGGGCATGATTCCTGGTTCTCAAGGTACTCAATCGTTTTTAGTTAAAGGAAAAGGAAATGCTGAGTCTTTCGAATCTTGTTCGCATGGCGCAGGAAGAGTTATGAGCAGAGCCCAGGCTCGTAGAACTTTAAATCTTAAAGAAGAAATAAGCCTTCTATCAGATCAAGGCATACTTCACGCCATTCGCAACCGTAGCGATTTGGATGAAGCTCCAAGTTCGTACAAAGACATTGATGAAGTTATGGCTAATCAAACCGATTTGGTGGAGGTGCAAATCACACTTCAACCCTTAGCTGTGATTAAAGCTTAA
- a CDS encoding tyrosine-type recombinase/integrase, whose protein sequence is MKEMRVILPSIERPKKLPVVLNQREVKKLLRTPRLLKHRLVLAMLYGCGLRNFELRNLQRRDLDFDRKLLHVRQGKGRKDRYVPLSEIQIRGLKKYLQAENPVTWCFTGNDRTGSPAQLSSQGIQWIVREARKQSGITKEITAHILRHSYATHLLEMGLDIMSVKDLLGHADIQTTLIYLHVAQSGRQKPFSPLDRLYGQ, encoded by the coding sequence ATGAAAGAAATGCGGGTCATACTTCCTTCTATTGAACGCCCCAAGAAGCTCCCCGTGGTATTAAACCAAAGGGAGGTAAAAAAACTGCTTCGCACTCCAAGACTGCTCAAGCACCGATTGGTACTTGCCATGCTCTATGGCTGTGGGCTCCGCAATTTTGAACTTCGCAACCTACAACGCAGGGATCTAGATTTTGACAGGAAGTTGCTGCACGTGCGCCAGGGCAAGGGGCGCAAGGATCGCTATGTTCCCTTATCCGAGATACAGATCCGTGGCCTTAAGAAGTACCTACAGGCAGAGAATCCGGTCACTTGGTGCTTTACCGGCAATGATAGAACAGGCAGTCCGGCGCAGCTTTCCTCGCAAGGGATACAGTGGATCGTGCGTGAGGCCCGCAAGCAAAGCGGTATTACAAAGGAGATTACCGCCCATATCCTGCGCCATAGCTATGCCACCCATCTTTTGGAAATGGGTCTGGACATTATGAGCGTGAAGGACCTCTTGGGACACGCAGATATTCAGACCACTCTTATCTACCTCCATGTGGCACAATCAGGTAGGCAAAAGCCGTTCAGTCCGCTGGATAGGCTTTATGGTCAATAG
- a CDS encoding IS91 family transposase, with protein sequence MCCPDHEVAHVLERNREHLANHCANSWQVRTLHALRKCRTAALGGHIDCCNNPACYKLHLSYNSCRNRHCPKCQGHKKEAWIQAREADLLKVSYFHVVFTLPCELNRLSLYEPKLVYNLLFTTAWGIVKDFGANPKFLGGRMGMVAILHTWGQNLSLHPHLHCIVPGGGITKTGKWKNTKSKGKYLFPVKAMSIVFRARFVAGLRKELGKSQPASFYESLFKNQWVVYCKRPFFGPSQVVEYLGRYTHKIAISNHRIKSLESGNVRFMVKDYRQGGKKSVLALSDAEFIRRFSLHILPKGFTRIRHYGILSSYYKRTIIPELQKDLGRPELAEKVLLKHRKCPSCKKGNLVTIATFPARGPPNGWREEIEKHLNRPI encoded by the coding sequence ATGTGCTGTCCCGATCATGAAGTAGCGCACGTATTGGAGCGCAACAGGGAGCACCTTGCCAATCATTGTGCCAACAGTTGGCAAGTCCGCACCCTGCATGCCCTGCGCAAGTGCCGCACCGCGGCCCTTGGCGGCCACATTGATTGTTGTAATAATCCTGCCTGTTATAAGCTCCATCTTAGCTACAACAGTTGCCGTAACCGTCATTGCCCCAAGTGCCAGGGACACAAGAAGGAAGCATGGATCCAGGCAAGGGAGGCAGATTTATTAAAGGTTTCTTACTTCCACGTGGTCTTTACCCTGCCCTGTGAGCTGAACAGGTTATCTCTGTACGAGCCAAAATTGGTGTACAACCTTTTGTTCACAACGGCCTGGGGCATCGTTAAGGATTTTGGCGCTAATCCCAAGTTCCTGGGTGGCAGGATGGGAATGGTCGCTATACTGCACACTTGGGGGCAGAACCTCTCGTTGCACCCACACCTGCACTGCATTGTCCCGGGAGGTGGGATTACCAAGACTGGCAAATGGAAGAACACCAAGAGCAAGGGAAAGTACCTGTTTCCGGTAAAGGCGATGAGCATAGTTTTTAGGGCTCGGTTTGTTGCTGGGCTGCGCAAAGAGCTGGGAAAATCACAACCCGCTTCATTTTACGAAAGCCTGTTCAAGAACCAGTGGGTGGTCTATTGCAAACGCCCATTCTTTGGGCCTTCACAGGTAGTGGAATATCTAGGGCGCTATACCCATAAAATTGCGATAAGCAACCATCGTATAAAAAGTCTTGAAAGTGGAAACGTACGGTTTATGGTAAAGGATTATCGCCAAGGGGGTAAGAAGTCGGTACTTGCACTATCCGATGCCGAGTTTATCAGGCGTTTTTCATTGCATATCCTGCCCAAAGGGTTTACCCGCATCAGGCACTATGGTATCTTGAGCAGCTATTATAAAAGAACCATAATCCCAGAACTACAAAAAGATCTGGGCAGGCCAGAACTAGCGGAAAAAGTACTTTTAAAGCACCGCAAGTGTCCCAGCTGTAAAAAAGGAAACCTGGTTACCATTGCAACCTTCCCCGCTCGTGGACCACCGAATGGTTGGCGCGAAGAGATCGAGAAACACCTAAACAGACCAATATGA
- a CDS encoding DUF262 domain-containing protein yields MARQIPSTPSVKKISEIYRRVKDKSLILQPEFQRKFVWTSEHKEEFIDTILNGYPFPEIYIAQKGIDMEIILTSEVIVDGQQRLSTIIEYIDEEEKSKTFGKKVPKYKTLDEEDRRDFLNYNVVFRDIGDIDSETIREIFRRINLTKFSLEQIEIQQALYDGEFISTGKEILNRIEEDEFPIFSESELSRMADLHYILLLMSTYINEGYFALDGEVENSIIKYNDHFERSEEVLNLFVENFIFINKMRLPADSIWFRKSNFFTLFIESLNILDETNMDTIKRKLIEFESNIIANKSGSREDNDFSLYYSCMYSGTNNRTSRVTRAELFRKYVL; encoded by the coding sequence ATGGCTAGACAGATACCAAGTACGCCAAGCGTCAAGAAAATATCGGAAATTTACAGAAGAGTTAAAGACAAATCGCTCATCCTTCAACCGGAATTTCAACGAAAATTCGTTTGGACTAGTGAGCACAAGGAGGAATTTATTGATACAATTCTAAATGGCTATCCTTTTCCTGAAATATACATTGCTCAAAAAGGTATTGATATGGAAATAATTTTAACATCTGAAGTAATCGTAGATGGACAACAAAGACTGTCAACCATAATTGAATACATAGATGAGGAGGAAAAGTCTAAAACTTTTGGAAAAAAAGTACCGAAATATAAAACTCTAGATGAAGAAGATAGAAGAGACTTTTTAAATTATAATGTAGTTTTTAGAGATATTGGAGATATTGATTCAGAAACCATACGAGAAATTTTCAGAAGAATTAATTTAACGAAGTTTTCGTTAGAACAAATTGAAATTCAACAAGCTCTTTATGATGGAGAATTTATAAGTACAGGAAAAGAGATTTTAAATAGAATTGAAGAGGATGAATTTCCAATTTTTAGTGAATCAGAGTTATCAAGAATGGCTGATTTACACTATATTTTATTACTAATGTCAACTTATATCAATGAAGGGTACTTTGCACTTGATGGTGAAGTTGAAAACTCGATTATTAAGTACAATGACCATTTTGAAAGAAGTGAAGAAGTTTTAAACTTATTCGTAGAAAACTTTATTTTCATTAATAAAATGAGGCTTCCTGCAGATTCAATATGGTTTAGAAAAAGTAACTTTTTTACTTTATTTATAGAATCCTTGAATATTTTGGATGAAACAAATATGGATACAATAAAAAGAAAACTTATAGAATTTGAATCGAATATTATTGCGAACAAATCTGGTTCAAGAGAAGATAATGATTTTAGTCTCTATTACTCTTGTATGTATAGTGGTACAAATAATAGAACTTCAAGAGTAACACGTGCTGAATTATTTAGAAAATACGTGCTATAA
- a CDS encoding tyrosine-type recombinase/integrase, whose protein sequence is MKEMRVILPSIERPKKLPVVLNQREVKKLLRTPRLLKHRLVLAMLYGCGLRNFELRNLQRRDLDFDRKLLHVRQGKGRKDRYVPLSEIQIRGLKKYLQAENPVTWCFTGNDRTGSPAQLSSQGIQWIVREARKQSGITKEITAHILRHSYATHLLEMGLDIMSVKDLLGHADIQTTLIYLHVAQSGRQKPFSPLDRLYGQ, encoded by the coding sequence ATGAAAGAAATGCGGGTCATACTTCCTTCTATTGAACGCCCCAAGAAGCTCCCCGTGGTATTAAACCAAAGGGAGGTAAAAAAACTGCTTCGCACTCCAAGACTGCTCAAGCACCGATTGGTACTTGCCATGCTCTATGGCTGTGGGCTCCGCAATTTTGAACTTCGCAACCTACAACGCAGGGATCTAGATTTTGACAGGAAGTTGCTGCACGTGCGCCAGGGCAAGGGGCGCAAGGATCGCTATGTTCCCTTATCCGAGATACAGATCCGTGGCCTTAAGAAGTACCTACAGGCAGAGAATCCGGTCACTTGGTGCTTTACTGGCAATGATAGAACAGGCAGTCCGGCGCAGCTTTCCTCGCAAGGGATACAGTGGATCGTGCGTGAGGCCCGCAAGCAAAGCGGTATTACAAAGGAGATTACCGCCCATATCCTGCGCCATAGCTATGCCACCCATCTTTTGGAAATGGGTCTGGACATTATGAGCGTGAAGGACCTCTTGGGACACGCAGATATTCAGACCACTCTTATCTACCTCCATGTGGCACAATCAGGTAGGCAAAAGCCGTTCAGTCCGCTGGATAGGCTTTATGGTCAATAG
- a CDS encoding IS91 family transposase, with protein sequence MCCPDHEVAHVLERNREHLANHCANSWQVRTLHALRKCRTAALGGHIDCCNNPACYKLHLSYNSCRNRHCPKCQGHKKEAWIQAREADLLKVSYFHVVFTLPCELNRLSLYEPKLVYNLLFTTAWGIVKDFGANPKFLGGRMGMVAILHTWGQNLSLHPHLHCIVPGGGITKTGKWKNTKSKGKYLFPVKAMSIVFRARFVAGLRKELGKSQPASFYESLFKNQWVVYCKRPFFGPSQVVEYLGRYTHKIAISNHRIKSLESGNVRFMVKDYRQGGKKSVLALSDAEFIRRFSLHILPKGFTRIRHYGILSSYYKRTLIPELQKDLGRPELAEKVPLKHRKCPSCKKGNLVTIATFPARGPPNGWREQIEKHLNRPI encoded by the coding sequence ATGTGCTGTCCCGATCATGAAGTAGCGCACGTATTGGAGCGCAACAGGGAGCACCTTGCCAATCATTGTGCCAACAGTTGGCAAGTCCGCACCCTGCATGCCCTGCGCAAGTGCCGCACCGCGGCCCTTGGCGGCCACATTGATTGTTGTAATAATCCTGCCTGTTATAAGCTCCATCTTAGCTACAACAGTTGCCGTAACCGTCATTGCCCCAAGTGCCAGGGACACAAGAAGGAAGCATGGATCCAGGCAAGGGAGGCAGATTTATTAAAGGTTTCTTACTTCCACGTGGTCTTTACCCTGCCCTGTGAGCTGAACAGGTTATCTCTGTACGAGCCAAAATTGGTGTACAACCTTTTGTTCACAACGGCCTGGGGCATCGTTAAGGATTTTGGCGCTAATCCCAAGTTCTTGGGTGGCAGGATGGGAATGGTCGCTATACTGCACACTTGGGGGCAGAACCTCTCGTTGCACCCACACCTGCACTGCATTGTCCCGGGAGGTGGGATTACCAAGACTGGCAAATGGAAGAACACCAAGAGCAAGGGAAAGTACCTGTTTCCGGTAAAGGCGATGAGCATAGTTTTTAGGGCTCGGTTTGTTGCTGGGCTGCGCAAAGAGCTTGGAAAATCACAACCCGCTTCATTTTACGAAAGCCTGTTCAAAAACCAGTGGGTGGTCTATTGCAAACGCCCATTCTTTGGGCCTTCACAGGTAGTGGAATATCTAGGGCGCTATACCCATAAAATTGCGATAAGCAACCATCGTATAAAAAGTCTTGAAAGTGGAAACGTACGGTTTATGGTAAAGGATTATCGCCAAGGGGGTAAGAAGTCGGTACTTGCACTATCCGATGCCGAGTTCATCAGGCGTTTTTCATTGCATATCCTGCCCAAAGGGTTTACCCGCATCCGGCACTATGGTATCTTGAGCAGCTATTATAAAAGAACCTTAATCCCAGAACTACAAAAAGATCTGGGTAGGCCAGAACTAGCGGAAAAAGTACCTTTAAAGCACCGCAAGTGTCCCAGCTGTAAAAAAGGAAACCTGGTTACCATTGCAACCTTCCCCGCTCGTGGACCACCGAATGGTTGGCGCGAACAGATCGAGAAACACCTAAACAGACCAATATGA
- a CDS encoding RNA polymerase sigma factor, translating into MYFDQLEDQQDLFQEIILQLWKSLNSFKGNSEFSSWMYRVALNTAIVFFKKEKRKPDKYTSIKIEPIEPEGYNTEKDQQLVHFYKAVKKLNKIEKALILQYIEGFSGQEIAENLGLSEVNVRVKINRTKSKLQEIVKNQGYEFR; encoded by the coding sequence ATGTACTTTGATCAACTTGAGGACCAGCAGGATTTATTTCAAGAAATCATTTTACAATTATGGAAGTCCTTAAATTCTTTTAAAGGGAATAGTGAGTTTTCTTCGTGGATGTATAGAGTAGCTTTAAACACAGCAATTGTATTCTTTAAAAAAGAGAAACGGAAACCTGATAAATACACATCAATAAAAATTGAACCAATTGAGCCTGAAGGTTATAATACTGAAAAAGACCAGCAATTAGTTCATTTTTATAAAGCTGTAAAGAAGTTGAACAAAATTGAAAAAGCGTTAATACTTCAATATATTGAAGGGTTTTCAGGTCAAGAAATAGCTGAGAATTTAGGGCTTTCTGAAGTAAATGTTCGTGTCAAAATAAATAGAACAAAAAGTAAATTACAAGAAATCGTAAAAAATCAAGGATATGAATTTAGATAA
- a CDS encoding TraB/GumN family protein, with protein sequence MKHSKFITAFFAIVLFINFSKAQEKIKQENSVLWKVEHADLNEPSYLFGTLHIMCENDFKIPEKVIKTLQNVDALVLEVNLSDPKEMQELQESMSNPKKISDEISVEKYNELNELVTKVTGVDLKNFDSYGLSVLNSILISKMLPCTTFKYLENEITLLATQSEKPIFSLEKVSEQIEIIKNAYPTEFALEQLMLFDSYKKDFNDAILFYNKEEITKTVNLISKEQYMDENATKIMQIDRNKSWVKKMPVMMKERSNLFAIGAAHLVNDYGIIHLLREKGYTVTPVF encoded by the coding sequence ATGAAACATTCAAAATTTATTACTGCATTCTTTGCAATCGTCTTATTTATCAATTTTTCAAAAGCACAAGAAAAAATAAAACAGGAGAATTCTGTTTTATGGAAAGTAGAACACGCAGACTTAAATGAACCTTCCTATTTATTTGGAACTCTACACATAATGTGTGAAAATGACTTCAAAATTCCTGAAAAAGTAATTAAAACACTTCAAAACGTTGACGCATTAGTATTAGAAGTCAATTTATCCGACCCAAAGGAGATGCAGGAACTTCAAGAATCAATGAGTAATCCGAAAAAAATATCGGATGAAATATCGGTTGAAAAATACAATGAATTAAATGAGCTTGTTACGAAGGTCACAGGTGTAGATTTAAAAAATTTTGATTCGTATGGTCTTTCAGTTTTAAATTCTATTTTAATATCTAAAATGTTGCCTTGCACTACATTCAAATATTTAGAAAATGAAATCACGTTATTAGCAACTCAAAGCGAAAAACCGATATTCAGTTTAGAAAAAGTCTCGGAACAAATTGAGATTATAAAAAACGCCTATCCAACAGAATTTGCTCTTGAACAGCTTATGCTATTCGATTCTTACAAAAAGGATTTCAATGATGCTATTTTGTTTTACAATAAAGAAGAAATTACCAAAACTGTTAATTTAATTTCTAAAGAGCAATATATGGATGAAAATGCCACAAAAATAATGCAAATAGATAGAAATAAAAGTTGGGTTAAAAAGATGCCAGTTATGATGAAAGAGAGAAGTAATCTTTTTGCAATAGGTGCAGCACACTTAGTAAATGACTATGGTATTATCCATCTTTTAAGAGAAAAGGGCTATACAGTAACGCCAGTTTTTTAA